The proteins below come from a single Streptococcus hyointestinalis genomic window:
- a CDS encoding glycoside hydrolase family 32 protein has product MKTKKLIITGLAATALLGGIVASQAVFNHKVVYADTKAALAPLSHLGVSSGWSNDLQTITWNESRRGYDIYYLRSADGAANVFGSQGQNWEHTFTKDFVTYESQNSAIAANGGHSTEGWKSAWTGGVITSAGNIKGTSKGQKVAYFSGLKKSDDKQNIWAVASTDGGKTYTQVLNGGKPIMTTSNSLNGVDFRDPYVFTWNGKLMMYVAEGDNIGVYTSTDGISWSKADKNGASKIGNGTFFKGRSWDGNAPVECPVLKTMTLPNGQTKQVLFFGAKDASHGETTGTYYIVGHLDSNGLFAEETEVKRLDQGSDYYGANFSGTTDIEQSNKELISMGWVGNWNYTANGVHPDEAANQSPVYTLGAYSLARSLTLDSNLIIKQTIKAEPKKTNHKSYSNLTKDKTANSNNGNRQWIDREDTNGHVYGLYDIPNQSASQAFTLNFSNTKGNYKGRIYIDIWQGNDYVRFNYDPTNGLYNVKQRAGELDKGTNGQVGSSYYYDGLLGNGNGYSANSGLSNWKTAQLKVYTDKTSVEFVFPNGQTYTVARYSNSAKQDFKVFTEDPTNGNQVSIDVWDTSK; this is encoded by the coding sequence GTGAAAACTAAAAAGTTAATTATTACAGGATTAGCTGCAACTGCTCTCTTAGGTGGTATTGTAGCAAGTCAAGCTGTTTTCAATCATAAAGTGGTCTATGCAGATACAAAAGCTGCCTTAGCACCGTTGTCTCACCTCGGTGTGAGTTCTGGTTGGTCTAATGATTTACAGACTATTACTTGGAATGAAAGTCGCAGGGGCTATGATATTTACTATCTGCGTTCTGCTGACGGTGCGGCTAATGTCTTTGGTTCTCAAGGACAGAATTGGGAGCACACCTTTACAAAAGACTTTGTGACCTATGAGAGTCAGAACTCGGCGATTGCTGCTAATGGTGGACACAGCACGGAAGGCTGGAAATCAGCATGGACTGGTGGGGTCATTACCTCAGCTGGAAATATTAAAGGCACATCTAAAGGACAGAAGGTAGCTTACTTCTCTGGTCTCAAAAAGAGTGATGACAAGCAAAATATCTGGGCTGTAGCCTCAACGGATGGTGGTAAGACTTATACGCAAGTACTCAATGGTGGCAAACCTATCATGACCACTAGCAATTCCCTAAATGGTGTTGATTTCCGTGACCCATACGTGTTTACTTGGAACGGTAAACTCATGATGTATGTTGCAGAAGGTGATAACATCGGTGTTTATACCTCAACTGATGGTATTTCGTGGTCTAAGGCAGACAAGAACGGTGCATCTAAAATTGGGAATGGAACCTTCTTTAAAGGACGTTCTTGGGACGGCAATGCTCCTGTAGAGTGCCCAGTCCTTAAAACAATGACTCTCCCAAACGGTCAAACGAAACAGGTTCTCTTCTTTGGTGCTAAAGACGCAAGTCACGGTGAAACAACTGGTACTTACTATATTGTTGGTCATTTAGACAGCAATGGTTTGTTTGCCGAGGAAACAGAAGTGAAGCGTTTGGATCAGGGGTCTGATTATTATGGTGCAAACTTCTCAGGAACAACAGATATTGAGCAAAGTAACAAAGAGCTGATTTCAATGGGCTGGGTTGGTAACTGGAATTATACAGCAAATGGCGTTCATCCAGATGAAGCAGCTAATCAATCTCCAGTTTACACTTTAGGGGCTTATTCACTTGCTCGTAGCTTAACCCTTGATAGTAACCTTATAATTAAGCAGACTATCAAAGCAGAGCCTAAGAAGACTAATCACAAGTCTTACAGCAATTTGACTAAGGATAAGACGGCTAACAGTAACAATGGCAACAGGCAGTGGATTGACCGAGAGGACACGAATGGACATGTTTACGGACTTTATGACATTCCGAATCAGTCAGCTAGTCAAGCCTTTACTTTGAATTTCTCAAACACAAAAGGTAATTACAAAGGACGTATCTACATTGATATTTGGCAAGGTAATGACTATGTTCGTTTCAACTATGATCCAACGAATGGTCTTTACAACGTCAAACAAAGGGCTGGGGAGCTGGATAAAGGTACAAATGGTCAAGTAGGAAGTTCTTACTACTATGACGGTTTACTTGGCAATGGTAATGGTTATTCTGCCAACTCTGGTCTATCAAATTGGAAGACAGCACAGTTGAAAGTCTATACTGATAAGACGTCTGTAGAGTTTGTCTTCCCTAATGGTCAAACGTATACTGTTGCACGTTATTCTAACAGTGCTAAACAAGACTTTAAGGTCTTTACCGAAGACCCAACGAATGGAAATCAAGTATCCATCGACGTTTGGGATACAAGTAAATAA
- a CDS encoding SEC10/PgrA surface exclusion domain-containing protein — protein sequence MKKAVTVIGGATIVLGAAGFTSNVQADEVTTQETTVQEAQQATPVTQEQLASAKSDVDTATEAVTNAQAEVVKAQEVVTQKQAEVDSAQSDVAIAEENVAKATPEAIQQAEKAITATTDEIATNSQAISDAKETEATAKEAVAAQERAVNQAQDRVSKAQTAVDSAQESVDQAQAILDGTNAQAVYDKAESTQKQVDADREVVKKAQATLTAAQAADAKRAQAIDAAEKAQTTAQADLDTKVEALSQVNTKATETANTLLSKQEAFTKAENDYEAINTITLSDDYVKYMKIAYEAGSWDSSLGKWVHKYADEERREANKKLLALGDGLDAIHRYKSNPNDAKIAIDITNLTSEQKQELALFAADLSNQVRKQMGTDPVDVTNSSVDMGWTQAAYYSTKFKTMWEMDHDTSKIKAEYGLKWVDEDLAGNWTNVSTMDGAKKAIYYAYTQWLFANNESLHASSIVGVRNSEEGADNHIGIGIAVLSDGSTLVNYNNASSVGIPASNTSFSTTPIENTKTVEAITASYNQAKEELAQATSANAQAQDAKVKAQQAVQSAQDTLDAAKAALASAKAVAVQTSSAQEKLDQANTKLAESIKANDAAQAAVASLTADIKTKKANLEAAKAVLVEKQEVLDSATAAYNAEVAKLTNLKASFEAATQAVADLEAKAQNLIAQLTSEKQALSDLKNAPELLKQAQAKLATAQAALKASKEVLAEKETLLAELEATQAEKEALYNSLSAAYDKQVEVERQAELAKQKAAIEAQGKVAVPVVNEKGQVVGFMADEVPSVKQAQTVAKPAVHQATAQVATTSLAAKAKPSTAQASTLPTTGDDYSRNALSIAVGSFLIAIGLFGTRRKHH from the coding sequence ATGAAGAAAGCAGTTACAGTTATTGGTGGAGCAACGATCGTTCTTGGAGCGGCAGGATTTACCTCAAATGTTCAAGCAGATGAGGTGACGACTCAAGAAACGACTGTTCAAGAGGCACAGCAAGCAACGCCTGTTACACAGGAGCAGTTAGCCAGTGCTAAATCGGATGTTGATACAGCTACAGAGGCAGTGACGAATGCTCAAGCAGAAGTTGTAAAGGCTCAAGAAGTTGTTACTCAAAAGCAAGCGGAAGTAGATAGCGCTCAGTCAGACGTAGCTATAGCAGAGGAAAATGTAGCCAAGGCAACACCTGAAGCTATTCAACAAGCAGAGAAAGCAATCACAGCAACAACAGATGAGATTGCAACGAATAGTCAAGCTATTAGTGATGCAAAAGAAACAGAAGCGACAGCCAAAGAAGCAGTAGCTGCTCAAGAAAGAGCTGTCAATCAAGCACAAGACCGTGTCTCTAAGGCACAAACAGCAGTTGATAGCGCTCAAGAATCCGTTGATCAAGCGCAAGCTATTTTGGATGGGACAAATGCTCAAGCGGTCTACGATAAAGCTGAAAGCACGCAAAAGCAAGTGGATGCGGATAGAGAAGTCGTTAAGAAAGCGCAAGCAACACTAACAGCCGCTCAGGCAGCAGATGCCAAACGAGCGCAAGCTATTGACGCAGCTGAAAAAGCACAAACCACAGCCCAAGCAGACCTTGATACTAAGGTAGAAGCACTATCTCAAGTAAACACCAAAGCCACTGAAACTGCTAATACACTTCTTTCTAAGCAAGAAGCCTTTACCAAAGCTGAAAACGACTACGAGGCTATCAATACTATTACCTTGTCTGATGATTATGTAAAGTATATGAAAATTGCTTATGAGGCTGGTAGTTGGGATAGTAGCCTTGGCAAGTGGGTACATAAATATGCTGATGAAGAACGTAGAGAAGCTAATAAGAAATTATTAGCTTTAGGTGATGGGCTTGACGCTATTCATCGGTATAAATCAAACCCTAATGATGCTAAGATTGCTATTGATATTACTAATTTGACAAGTGAACAAAAACAAGAGTTAGCTTTATTTGCTGCTGATTTATCGAATCAAGTACGTAAGCAGATGGGAACTGATCCTGTTGATGTGACAAATAGTTCTGTTGACATGGGTTGGACTCAAGCAGCTTACTATTCTACTAAGTTTAAAACTATGTGGGAGATGGATCATGATACTAGCAAGATTAAAGCTGAATATGGTTTGAAGTGGGTTGATGAAGATTTAGCTGGTAATTGGACTAATGTCTCTACAATGGATGGTGCGAAAAAGGCAATCTATTACGCCTATACTCAATGGTTATTTGCGAATAATGAGTCTTTGCATGCATCTAGTATTGTAGGAGTAAGAAATAGTGAAGAAGGTGCAGACAATCATATTGGTATTGGTATTGCAGTTCTTTCAGATGGCTCTACTTTAGTTAATTACAATAATGCAAGTTCTGTTGGTATCCCTGCTTCTAATACAAGTTTTAGTACCACTCCTATTGAAAATACTAAGACAGTAGAAGCGATCACAGCAAGCTACAATCAAGCTAAAGAAGAATTAGCTCAAGCGACAAGCGCTAACGCTCAAGCACAAGATGCAAAAGTTAAAGCGCAACAGGCAGTGCAGTCTGCTCAAGACACGCTTGACGCTGCTAAGGCAGCTCTAGCCTCTGCAAAAGCAGTAGCAGTTCAAACATCAAGCGCTCAAGAAAAGCTAGACCAAGCAAATACTAAGCTAGCTGAGTCTATCAAGGCAAATGACGCTGCCCAAGCAGCAGTAGCTAGTCTAACTGCTGATATCAAAACGAAAAAAGCTAACCTTGAAGCAGCTAAAGCAGTGCTTGTTGAAAAACAAGAGGTACTTGATAGTGCTACAGCAGCCTACAATGCTGAAGTAGCTAAGCTGACTAACTTAAAAGCTAGCTTTGAAGCAGCTACGCAAGCAGTAGCTGATCTTGAAGCTAAAGCACAAAACTTGATTGCTCAGTTGACTTCTGAAAAACAAGCTCTTTCTGATTTGAAGAATGCACCAGAATTGCTCAAGCAAGCCCAAGCTAAACTCGCAACTGCCCAAGCAGCTCTCAAAGCTTCCAAAGAAGTGCTCGCTGAAAAAGAAACTCTACTAGCAGAACTCGAAGCGACCCAAGCTGAAAAAGAAGCTCTTTACAACAGTTTATCGGCAGCTTATGATAAGCAAGTAGAAGTAGAACGTCAAGCTGAGCTTGCTAAACAAAAGGCAGCTATCGAAGCTCAAGGTAAGGTTGCTGTACCAGTTGTGAACGAAAAAGGTCAAGTGGTTGGCTTTATGGCTGATGAAGTACCAAGTGTAAAACAAGCTCAAACAGTCGCTAAACCAGCTGTTCATCAAGCTACAGCTCAAGTTGCGACCACGTCATTGGCAGCTAAAGCTAAGCCAAGCACAGCTCAAGCATCTACTCTCCCAACAACAGGCGATGACTACTCAAGAAATGCACTATCTATTGCAGTGGGTTCTTTCTTGATTGCGATTGGACTTTTCGGCACACGCCGTAAACACCACTAA
- a CDS encoding SspB-related isopeptide-forming adhesin — translation MNFQTKTITGHGFFRKSKAYGLVCGIALTGALAFAGQANADEVTTTTSTDVSVTTTANPSTNLTQAQTDLSQDNTQLAGQANTQTGTLTSPVTSQELDNAVNAATAAGVTVTEEKTVSHDSLEKAQDDLSQQTAEVKAATENQEANTTAIKEATEENARIDAENKAEAERVEAINKAGQANIDAINASGQAAVDQRNQAGQAAVEAENATEKAKIDAENVKRKADFDKAVAEIQKVEEYNAGVRERNAAKAAAVAEKNRKAKEKYDADLAEYNKELEEAKANTNKEGYPTETLIQGLIFDKEPNATVSISGVSGYYIAPDTNKYGNAEGMRYMGYSGAEGEKLVSSMSSPITLHISDDLSSYPIVLKNNQTATVTYTNLQNSSYNGTKISKVTYEITAHTGSDDYYETVYVMTDPTNGLMTANHFEWHAQADIKVTFYDDKGNVISANPETPMVIGLSSLNHSIAGVESVKNYNFKFVGINGSAVTENADGIYSKTNTDDKENGSKYTNPEWDQADNPLFYYGSGAGVLSSGDSIQFTMDASLPAQWLTISSKVAAPVVNKPVPPTTDTFDAEPEKELPPTPAEVEYLTFKPKTFTPETYTPVTYTPVEPTVKPHVSVPEKVTYSAKVHPVVVTQTPTNVKGVVNSDGVSVDGKLVAKGTEQTWTLASGSLKAGREEIKGLKLEDPFPSGVAINRESSSAKSPAWTFVYNDNGKSYLVATAQTLALLNANRDQDVIIPVANVVGTPLNDGGTYPNTFKTIITTPSGIYTTVSNTPVYYTPGNDPKTPRNPGGDNPTPHDNLIQPTKDVVDDKGQSINGQSILPNTPLNYVAKQDFDQYQGMEASQAAIAKGFAYIDDYSDEALDGDSMTVKSITAKNGDDVSSLLQMYHVLSADTLDDKLKELVKQSGISPVGEFYMWVAKDPDSFYKAYVQKGLDVTYNLSFKVKQSFTEGDITNQTYQIDFGNGYYGNIVTNNLPPMVVHKVVKDKDGTNIDGQTVAIGDEISYELEGWVVPAGRGYDLYEYRFVDILDKEHDAYEDYQVTAKVDLKLSDGTIIEAGKDLKAFTEVIYNAQTGQFELKFKDDFLKQIERSQAFGADAKILVKRIAAGEVTNEYTLYVNGNPILSNKVVTKTPEPEKPKTSATPSETPAQPQVPVTKQAVLPSTGERSSIISIVAGIVLGILGAFGLVRKKEQ, via the coding sequence ATGAATTTTCAAACAAAAACAATTACAGGACACGGCTTCTTTCGTAAGTCTAAGGCTTACGGTTTGGTATGTGGGATTGCTTTGACAGGTGCTCTCGCTTTTGCAGGACAAGCTAATGCTGATGAAGTTACAACAACGACAAGTACAGATGTTTCAGTGACAACAACGGCTAATCCTTCGACTAATTTAACGCAAGCGCAGACAGATTTATCACAAGATAATACACAACTAGCTGGTCAAGCGAACACCCAAACAGGGACGTTGACATCTCCAGTCACTTCTCAAGAGCTAGATAATGCAGTTAATGCAGCGACTGCTGCTGGTGTTACGGTTACTGAAGAAAAAACTGTCTCACATGATAGTTTAGAAAAAGCTCAAGATGATTTAAGTCAACAAACTGCAGAAGTTAAGGCTGCAACTGAAAATCAAGAAGCAAATACAACTGCTATCAAAGAAGCGACAGAAGAAAATGCTCGTATTGATGCTGAAAATAAAGCAGAAGCAGAGCGAGTGGAAGCAATTAACAAGGCGGGACAGGCGAATATTGATGCGATCAATGCTTCTGGTCAAGCAGCTGTTGACCAACGTAATCAAGCTGGACAAGCAGCAGTAGAAGCTGAAAATGCTACAGAAAAAGCAAAAATCGATGCTGAAAATGTCAAACGTAAAGCTGATTTTGATAAGGCAGTTGCTGAAATTCAAAAAGTCGAAGAATACAATGCAGGTGTTCGTGAACGTAATGCCGCTAAAGCTGCTGCAGTTGCAGAAAAGAACCGTAAGGCTAAAGAAAAATACGATGCAGACTTAGCGGAGTATAATAAAGAATTAGAGGAAGCTAAAGCGAATACTAATAAAGAAGGGTATCCTACTGAAACTCTTATCCAAGGGCTGATTTTTGATAAAGAACCTAATGCAACAGTCTCTATTTCTGGTGTAAGTGGCTATTATATAGCTCCAGATACAAATAAATATGGTAATGCTGAAGGCATGCGATATATGGGTTATTCTGGTGCAGAAGGAGAGAAACTTGTATCAAGTATGTCATCTCCAATTACATTGCATATTTCTGATGACCTCTCCTCTTATCCAATTGTATTAAAAAATAATCAAACAGCTACAGTTACATATACTAATTTACAAAATTCTTCATATAATGGAACTAAGATTTCCAAAGTTACTTATGAAATTACTGCACATACAGGCTCTGATGATTATTATGAAACCGTTTATGTAATGACAGATCCTACAAATGGTTTGATGACTGCAAACCATTTTGAATGGCATGCACAAGCTGATATCAAAGTGACATTCTATGACGATAAAGGCAACGTGATTTCAGCCAATCCAGAAACTCCAATGGTTATTGGACTTTCTTCTCTAAATCATAGCATTGCTGGCGTCGAAAGTGTAAAAAATTATAACTTCAAGTTTGTTGGTATCAATGGTTCTGCGGTAACTGAAAATGCTGACGGCATTTATTCTAAAACAAATACCGATGACAAAGAGAATGGATCAAAATATACTAATCCTGAATGGGATCAGGCAGATAATCCTTTATTCTATTATGGTTCAGGAGCAGGAGTTCTTTCATCAGGTGATAGTATCCAATTTACAATGGATGCTTCTCTACCAGCTCAGTGGCTGACAATTTCATCAAAAGTTGCTGCGCCTGTTGTGAATAAACCAGTTCCACCGACAACTGATACATTTGATGCTGAACCTGAAAAAGAACTTCCACCAACACCAGCTGAAGTTGAATACCTCACTTTTAAACCTAAGACCTTTACTCCTGAGACCTACACACCAGTGACTTATACACCAGTTGAGCCAACGGTAAAACCACATGTTTCTGTACCTGAAAAAGTAACGTACAGTGCTAAAGTGCATCCAGTGGTTGTTACACAGACTCCAACAAATGTTAAAGGTGTTGTTAATAGTGATGGAGTGTCTGTTGATGGTAAGCTTGTGGCTAAAGGAACTGAGCAGACATGGACGTTAGCTAGTGGTTCTTTAAAAGCAGGTCGTGAAGAAATAAAAGGGTTGAAGCTTGAAGATCCATTCCCATCTGGTGTCGCTATCAATCGTGAAAGTTCAAGTGCTAAATCGCCTGCTTGGACATTTGTTTATAACGACAATGGTAAGAGTTATCTGGTGGCAACTGCACAAACCTTGGCATTATTGAATGCTAACCGTGATCAAGATGTTATTATTCCAGTAGCTAACGTAGTTGGGACACCGTTAAATGATGGTGGTACTTATCCTAATACATTTAAAACGATTATCACAACGCCAAGTGGAATTTATACAACAGTATCTAATACGCCCGTGTATTACACACCAGGTAACGATCCTAAAACACCTCGCAATCCTGGTGGTGATAATCCAACACCACATGATAATTTAATTCAACCAACCAAGGATGTTGTGGATGATAAGGGACAATCCATCAATGGTCAGTCTATTCTTCCGAATACACCATTAAATTATGTTGCTAAACAAGACTTCGATCAATATCAAGGAATGGAAGCAAGTCAAGCTGCTATTGCAAAAGGCTTTGCTTATATTGATGATTATTCTGATGAAGCCCTTGATGGTGACTCTATGACAGTTAAGTCTATCACTGCTAAAAATGGTGATGATGTTTCTAGCCTACTTCAAATGTATCATGTTTTATCTGCAGATACACTTGATGATAAATTAAAAGAGCTAGTTAAACAGTCTGGCATCTCACCTGTTGGCGAGTTTTATATGTGGGTTGCTAAAGATCCAGATAGTTTCTACAAAGCTTATGTCCAAAAAGGGCTTGATGTCACTTATAACCTTTCTTTCAAAGTGAAACAATCTTTCACAGAAGGTGATATCACTAACCAAACTTATCAAATTGATTTTGGTAATGGTTATTATGGAAATATTGTTACGAATAATCTTCCGCCGATGGTAGTTCATAAGGTTGTCAAGGATAAAGATGGAACTAATATTGACGGACAAACGGTTGCTATTGGTGACGAAATTTCCTATGAGCTTGAAGGTTGGGTAGTACCTGCTGGTCGTGGTTACGATCTTTATGAATATCGATTTGTTGATATTCTTGATAAAGAGCATGATGCCTATGAAGATTATCAAGTTACTGCTAAAGTGGATTTGAAATTATCAGACGGAACAATCATTGAGGCTGGTAAAGATCTCAAGGCTTTCACTGAAGTTATTTACAATGCGCAAACAGGACAGTTTGAATTGAAATTTAAAGATGATTTCTTAAAACAGATTGAGCGTAGTCAAGCCTTTGGTGCAGATGCGAAGATTCTTGTTAAACGTATTGCTGCAGGTGAAGTGACAAATGAATACACGCTTTACGTCAACGGTAATCCAATTCTTTCAAACAAGGTGGTTACTAAAACACCAGAACCTGAAAAACCTAAGACATCTGCGACACCAAGTGAAACACCAGCACAACCACAAGTACCTGTTACAAAACAAGCTGTGCTTCCAAGTACAGGGGAACGTTCATCTATTATTAGTATTGTAGCAGGAATTGTCCTTGGTATCTTGGGAGCCTTTGGACTTGTTCGTAAAAAAGAACAGTAA
- a CDS encoding LPXTG cell wall anchor domain-containing protein, which yields MKKVKLVTLLSSALLASSAAGVFADDLVSDGTSLPSTEQTQPSTSPSTSTSEGTSLPSDSSGSPTVPSTGTEVTPPSSSEGTSDIPTTPTESESSSSSSTNEEHSETTTQPNLDDQNKDNAGEQVDPNTGNTTVPTTDGGSAQVTPNKTVPTNNPSVSADTATKAGASQVGTTSTITGQVVQNVTAQAPVVTNTGATIVSTKDGQLVLSDGSTVTPETVGATTNSDKTITVTKADGTKATLPETGDKARSLLSVLGAGLLVTAGFLAQKAWSRKEEKN from the coding sequence GTGAAGAAAGTTAAACTTGTAACCTTACTATCAAGCGCTCTTTTAGCCAGTAGCGCAGCTGGTGTTTTTGCGGATGACCTTGTTTCGGATGGAACAAGTTTACCCTCAACAGAACAAACACAGCCTAGTACAAGCCCATCCACATCTACAAGTGAAGGCACATCCCTCCCAAGCGATAGTAGCGGAAGTCCGACCGTACCAAGTACAGGCACAGAGGTAACGCCACCCTCTAGTAGTGAGGGAACATCGGACATTCCAACGACTCCGACTGAGTCCGAGTCTTCTTCAAGCTCAAGTACAAACGAAGAACATTCTGAAACTACGACACAACCAAACCTAGATGATCAGAATAAAGACAATGCAGGTGAACAGGTTGATCCTAATACAGGCAATACTACTGTCCCAACTACTGACGGCGGTAGCGCACAAGTTACCCCAAATAAGACCGTGCCAACCAATAACCCAAGTGTATCAGCTGATACAGCTACTAAGGCAGGTGCTTCACAAGTGGGAACAACCTCAACAATTACTGGTCAAGTCGTTCAAAACGTAACCGCACAAGCTCCAGTAGTGACCAACACAGGTGCTACCATCGTGAGCACTAAAGACGGTCAGCTTGTTCTTTCAGACGGCTCTACAGTGACTCCAGAGACAGTTGGGGCGACAACGAACAGTGATAAGACAATCACCGTAACGAAAGCTGACGGTACAAAAGCAACTCTCCCAGAGACGGGTGATAAAGCACGCAGCCTCCTCTCCGTTTTGGGAGCAGGACTGCTTGTAACAGCTGGCTTCTTAGCTCAAAAAGCATGGTCTCGAAAAGAAGAAAAGAACTAG
- a CDS encoding replication initiator protein A, producing MKPFKAITASQYETFERHFKLPKLLFESSRYKDMRLDTKVAYSILRDRLDLSFKNNWIDDEGSIYLVYSNANLAEILGCSKSTLLRIKKELAKYGLIKEVQQSNNKNGNLANRIYLANLIVDDKLEMPSKTPVSNSNRGGTKKTPPRCQNEAGRVSELRTNETEYSETEYSDYYSSRKAEKISDEISQPAGADSSSSFNNSNSYIAPRYYSLLQVIADQYNGKFTQMDLFTGEFQNYSLTHRQKMLIGQYLSEGYVTSQEVLNMIDRIPIDCEHPLAYLLKMLENLKEERRLEAKAVAHAQAKLRYGNHDNEERK from the coding sequence ATGAAACCGTTTAAAGCAATTACTGCTAGTCAGTATGAAACATTTGAAAGACATTTTAAACTTCCTAAGTTGTTGTTTGAAAGTTCTCGCTACAAGGATATGCGCTTAGACACGAAAGTCGCTTACTCTATTCTTAGAGATCGATTAGACCTCTCTTTTAAAAATAATTGGATTGATGATGAAGGCTCTATTTATCTAGTTTATTCTAATGCTAATTTAGCTGAAATTCTAGGTTGCTCAAAATCTACTTTATTGCGAATAAAAAAGGAACTAGCTAAATATGGCTTAATAAAGGAAGTCCAACAATCAAATAACAAAAATGGAAATCTTGCTAATCGTATTTATCTTGCTAATTTGATTGTTGACGATAAGTTAGAAATGCCCTCCAAGACCCCCGTGTCAAATTCAAACAGGGGGGGTACCAAAAAAACACCCCCCCGGTGTCAAAATGAAGCGGGGCGGGTGTCAGAGTTACGCACTAATGAGACTGAATATAGTGAGACTGAATATAGTGATTATTATAGTTCTAGAAAGGCTGAGAAAATTTCTGACGAAATTTCTCAACCAGCTGGGGCTGATTCATCATCATCTTTCAATAATTCTAATTCTTACATTGCACCTAGGTATTACTCTTTGCTACAAGTTATAGCTGATCAATACAATGGCAAGTTTACTCAAATGGACTTATTTACAGGTGAGTTTCAGAACTACTCTCTGACACATCGACAAAAAATGCTAATTGGTCAATATTTATCCGAAGGTTATGTAACGAGTCAAGAAGTGCTAAATATGATTGATCGCATACCTATTGATTGTGAACATCCTCTAGCTTATCTTTTGAAAATGCTTGAAAATCTAAAAGAAGAACGTCGCTTAGAAGCCAAAGCGGTGGCGCATGCTCAAGCAAAGTTACGTTATGGAAATCACGACAATGAAGAAAGAAAATAA
- a CDS encoding IS30 family transposase — translation MSTNHSTKKSLYSHLSASERGEISAYLRMGKNPSEIARLLGRHRSTISREIKRGSVSQVQDKNGKRIYSTVYFPDSGQRVYETNRRKSAYHKLSYCSQTFFKELEKALKTKPRCHSVDSFVQTYREKHPLEVIPSTKTVYRYIKDGLLRVKPIDLPKMVSIRKRSKVRPKATTKILGKSIEERPECINDRSEFGHWEIDLVLGKKTKGEAVILTLVERQTRFAIVVKLANKQAETINRAVKSLLSQYPIRSITSDNGSEFSSLSDLKGVEVYFAHPYASHERGTNENFNGLLREFLPKGVSLNSLTTEELNHYVSAINDRPRRLHKYKTANILFGLAQTA, via the coding sequence ATGTCCACTAATCATTCTACCAAAAAATCGTTATACTCACACCTTTCAGCCTCTGAACGCGGAGAAATCAGCGCCTATCTCAGGATGGGTAAGAACCCCTCTGAGATTGCTCGTCTGCTTGGGCGTCATCGCTCAACCATCAGTCGTGAAATCAAACGAGGAAGTGTTTCTCAGGTTCAAGATAAGAACGGGAAACGAATCTACTCAACGGTTTACTTTCCAGATAGTGGTCAACGTGTTTATGAAACCAATCGTCGAAAAAGTGCTTATCATAAACTATCGTACTGCTCCCAGACCTTCTTCAAGGAACTTGAGAAAGCCCTGAAAACGAAACCTCGCTGTCACAGTGTCGATAGCTTTGTTCAAACTTACCGAGAAAAACATCCACTGGAAGTTATCCCTTCCACCAAGACAGTGTATCGTTACATCAAAGACGGACTGTTGAGGGTTAAACCGATTGATTTACCTAAGATGGTGAGCATCCGAAAACGGTCTAAAGTAAGGCCTAAGGCCACGACGAAAATCTTAGGAAAATCCATTGAAGAACGTCCAGAGTGTATCAATGACCGTTCTGAATTTGGGCATTGGGAGATTGATTTGGTTCTTGGCAAGAAAACCAAAGGTGAAGCTGTTATTTTGACCTTAGTAGAGCGTCAAACACGATTTGCCATCGTTGTAAAACTGGCTAATAAACAAGCAGAAACCATCAATAGGGCTGTTAAGAGCTTACTATCGCAGTACCCTATTCGCTCCATCACATCGGACAATGGCTCAGAGTTCAGTAGCTTGTCAGACTTAAAAGGTGTGGAAGTCTATTTTGCCCATCCTTATGCTTCTCATGAAAGAGGAACAAATGAAAATTTCAATGGTCTCTTGAGAGAGTTTCTCCCAAAAGGTGTTTCTCTTAACTCACTAACGACAGAAGAACTCAATCACTACGTCTCTGCTATCAATGACAGACCTAGACGACTTCACAAGTATAAAACCGCAAATATTTTGTTTGGGCTAGCCCAAACAGCTTAA